A window of the Cheilinus undulatus linkage group 21, ASM1832078v1, whole genome shotgun sequence genome harbors these coding sequences:
- the paqr4a gene encoding progestin and adipoQ receptor family member 4a: MVSHKVLVAIILLNVYIGVQSVFYLFGGVLLTVLFAMAFLNGPRLLDWANSPPHLQFNKYVLTGYRPISSVQDCIRSLFYLHNELGNIYTHGIPLVCFLVLLPLNIPWSQISVTWLGVVHFLACLSPQLGSVLYHLFMNHEGGEPVYHTLLKLDVCGICMINTLGALPIVYSTLLCYPFIRTVALLVYILLSSHAIYCAVTARSSVRRLRSFAWQALFRFSFFLLRWVGVGGGSPTSLRHFLTMDALAVLGGVINITRIPERFRPGLFDYWCNSHQIMHVLVVGSILYLHWGVLDDLLWINSYNCPSD, from the exons ATGGTATCCCATAAGGTTTTAGTCGCAATAATATTACTAAATGTGTATATAGGTGTACAGTCTGTTTTTTACTTATTCGGCGGCGTCCTTTTAACGGTCCTGTTTGCTATGGCATTTTTAAATGGACCCAGGCTGCTGGACTGGGCGAATTCACCTCCACATCTTCAGTTTAATAAATACGTCCTAACGGGATACCGGCCAATCTCCTCGGTGCAAGACTGCATCAGAAGCCTCTTCTACCTGCACAATGAACTCGGAAACATATACACTCACG GCATCCctctggtttgcttcctggtgcTGCTGCCTCTTAACATTCCCTGGTCCCAGATCAGCGTTACGTGGCTGGGTGTGGTGCACTTCCTGGCCTGCCTATCGCCTCAGCTGGGCTCTGTGCTCTATCACCTCTTCATGAACCACGAAGGAGGGGAGCCCGTGTACCACACCCTCCTCAAGCTGGACGTGTGTGGAATCTGCATGATCAACACGTTGG GGGCGCTGCCCATCGTCTACAGCACACTGCTGTGCTACCCGTTCATCCGCACTGTGGCCCTGTTAGTCTACATCCTGCTGTCCAGCCATGCCATCTACTGTGCCGTAACGGCTCGGAGCAGCGTTCGCCGGCTGCGCTCTTTTGCCTGGCAGGCGCTTTTTCGCTTCTCCTTCTTCCTGCTCCGCTGGGTGGGCGTTGGCGGTGGAAGCCCCACCTCACTCCGCCACTTCCTCACGATGGACGCGCTGGCCGTGCTGGGCGGGGTCATCAACATCACGCGCATCCCGGAGCGTTTTCGCCCAGGCCTCTTTGACTACTGGTGCAACAGCCACCAGATCATGCACGTACTGGTGGTGGGCTCCATCCTCTACCTGCACTGGGGTGTGCTGGACGACCTGCTGTGGATCAACAGCTACAACTGTCCCTCAGACTGA
- the LOC121503630 gene encoding perforin-1-like, translating to MRINPQTQSNMSLLNICIFAILSLHFPLLTNQSCMKGRPKQCLEAEFAPGINLAGEGFDITTMARKGAYVINMNHWKRKDKTCTLCRNTFMEDKLQKLPLSVVDWRAMQSCNSKVVSKLYRSSESLVSSSTSSVENNWQVNLDFKLGKIGASLMLAGTNSKLSDYSMAKTKNDKFSFTSQSMACEYYSYRVSGRPKLHREFLKAVKDLPKIYSPEQKQPYYKLIDNFGTHYITKVKLGGSVESVTSIRQCQASLQGLSIDEVQMCLEVEAAATYHATISTKNKHCKKDIDKTENKAAFSSLFNDRFTEIKGGHTTEPDLLFSADKDPSAYKEWLKTLPKNPDIISYSLDSLHELLPKNDTVRSNLRTALGHYILEKGLWKNCSSKCNAGVKSDAKDSCVCQCHNDPAVNQDCCPTHRGMAQVIITVQRASGLWGDYFSSTDGYVKVFFDDKMVQQSPVIHNNNNPRWGMIAPLGSKDLSLRKKVRFEVWDRDNKWDDDLLGKCECALSAGVKDDLCSLKHGQLFFKWEVKCAPSLSGQLCMNYKPTPMNPSLQKLYVSRHALPIPKAMLLEMGVFVDQISSQTNQSLSTEFPVVDVI from the exons ATGCGAATCAATCCCCAAACACAAAGCAACATGTCTCTACTAAACATCTGCATCTTTGCAATTCTCAGCCTGCATTTCCCTCTGCTGACAAATCAGTCGTGCATGAAGGGGAGACCAAAACAGTGCCTGGAGGCAGAATTTGCTCCAGGTATAAATTTGGCTGGTGAAGGCTTCGACATCACCACCATGGCACGCAAAGGGGCCTATGTGATCAACATGAATCACTGGAAACGCAAAGACAAGACCTGCACCCTGTGTAGGAACACCTTTATGGAGGACAAACTGCAAAAGCTGCCCTTGTCAGTGGTCGACTGGAGAGCAATGCAGTCCTGCAACAGCAAAGTGGTCAGTAAACTTTACAGATCCAGCGAGTCTCTGGTCAGTAGCAGCACTTCGTCTGTTGAAAACAACTGGCAGGtcaatttagattttaaattggGGAAGATTGGTGCCTCACTCATGCTTGCTGGTACCAACTCAAAACTGTCTGATTACtccatggcaaaaacaaagaatgacAAATTCAGCTTCACAAGCCAGAGCATGGCCTGTGAGTACTACAG CTACAGAGTGTCCGGTAGACCGAAGCTGCACAGGGAATTTTTGAAAGCAGTGAAAGATCTACCCAAAATCTACAGCCCTGAGCAGAAGCAACCATATTACAAACTAATTGACAACTTCGGTACCCATTACATCACCAAG GTGAAACTGGGAGGAAGTGTTGAATCTGTGACCAGCATTAGGCAGTGCCAGGCCAGCCTCCAGGGCCTCAGTATTGATGAGGTGCAGATGTGCCTGGAAGTCGAGGCAGCGGCAACCTACCATGCTACGATATCAACTAAAAACAAGCACTGCAAAAAGGACAttgacaaaacagaaaacaaggcAGCCTTTTCCAGTCTCTTCAATGACAG GTTTACAGAAATAAAGGGTGGCCACACAACAGAGCCAGACCTTCTCTTTTCTGCTGACAAAGATCCATCTGCCTATAAAGAGTGGTTGAAAACCTTACCAAAGAATCCAGACATAATCTCATACTCCCTTGACTCTCTGCATGAGTTACTGCCCAAGAACGACACTGTGCGGTCAAACTTGCGCACTGCACTAGGCCATTACATCCTTGAGAAAGGCTTGTGGAAGAACTGCAGTAGCAAATGTAATGCTGGTGTCAAGAGTGATGCGAAGGACTCCTGTGTCTGCCAATGCCACAATGATCCAGCTGTAAACCAAGACTGCTGCCCCACCCACAGGGGTATGGCACAGGTCATTATAACTGTCCAACGGGCCTCTGGTCTTTGGGGGGACTACTTCAGTTCCACGGATGGCTATGTGAAAGTGTTTTTTGACGACAAAATGGTCCAGCAGTCCCCTGTCATTCATAACAACAACAACCCACGCTGGGGAATGATCGCCCCCCTTGGCAGCAAGGATCTGTCATTGCGCAAGAAAGTGAGATTTGAAGTGTGGGACCGGGACAACAAGTGGGACGATGATCTGTTGGGAAAATGTGAGTGTGCTCTGTCCGCCGGAGTCAAGGATGATCTCTGTAGTCTCAAGCATGGTCAGCTCTTCTTCAAATGGGAGGTTAAATGTGCTCCTAGTCTCAGCGGACAATTATGCATGAACTACAAACCTACACCTATGAATCCAAGTCTGCAGAAGTTGTATGTGTCTCGCCATGCTCTTCCTATTCCAAAGGCCATGCTGTTAGAGATGGGCGTGTTCGTGGACCAAATTAGCTCTCAGACAAACCAGAGTCTGAGCACAGAGTTTCCAGTGGTTGATGTGATATAA
- the LOC121503631 gene encoding perforin-1-like produces the protein MSLLSIFAILLLSLPQLTHQSCMKGTPKQCLEAEFAPGINLAGEGFDITTMARKGAFVIDMNLWKHKDKTCTLCQNNFMEDKLQKLPLSVVDWRAMQSCNSKVVSKLHKSSESLVSSSTSSVENNWQTNLDVDVGQKGATVMLAGTNSKLAEYSMEKTKNDKFSFSSQSMACEYYSYRVSGTPKLHREFRKAVKALPKVYSPQYKQRFYKLIDNFGTHYITKVKLGGSVQTVTSISQCKASLQGLSVEEVQMCLEAEAAVSIKATISTQSKHCQGDISKMENQKSFSSLYNDRFTDIKGGHTTEPDLLFSADKDPSAYKEWLTTIPQNPDIISYSLDSLHELLPTDTPARKNLRSAISHYILEKGLLKNCSGRCQVGIKSDPRDSCVCQCHNDPAVNQDCCPTRKGMARVIITVQRASGLWGDHTTATDGYVKVSLNGQMVQRSPIIQNNNNPHWGMVVDLGTQDLSGGSKVRFEVWDEDSKWDDDLLGNCERALSAGVKEDLCVLQHGRLFFKWEVKCAPSLSGDLCTDYKPTPMDPSLQKLYVSRHAHPIPKAMLLEMGVFMDQISSQTNQSLGAKVDVI, from the exons ATGTCTTTGCTGAGCATCTTTGCCATCCTCCTGCTGTCCCTCCCTCAGTTAACACATCAATCGTGCATGAAGGGAACACCTAAACAGTGCCTGGAGGCAGAATTTGCTCCAGGTATAAATTTGGCTGGTGAAGGCTTCGACATCACCACCATGGCACGCAAAGGGGCCTTTGTGATCGACATGAatctgtggaaacacaaagacaagacCTGCACCCTGTGTCAGAACAACTTTATGGAGGACAAACTGCAAAAGCTGCCCTTGTCAGTGGTTGACTGGAGAGCAATGCAGTCCTGCAACAGCAAAGTGGTCAGTAAACTTCACAAATCCAGCGAGTCTCTGGTCAGTAGTAGCACTTCGTCTGTTGAAAACAACTGGCAGACCAATTTGGATGTTGATGTGGGTCAAAAAGGTGCTACAGTGATGCTTGCTGGTACCAACTCAAAACTGGCCGAATACTCcatggaaaaaacaaagaatgacaAGTTCAGCTTCTCTAGCCAGAGTATGGCCTGTGAGTACTACAG CTACAGAGTGTCCGGTACTCCTAAGCTGCACAGAGAGTTTCGCAAAGCAGTGAAGGCTCTACCAAAAGTCTACAGTCCTCAATACAAGCAACGATTCTACAAACTGATAGACAACTTTGGCACCCATTATATCACTAAG GTGAAACTGGGAGGGAGTGTTCAAACTGTGACAAGCATAAGCCAGTGCAAGGCCAGCCTCCAGGGCCTCAGTGTGGAGGAGGTGCAGATGTGCCTGGAAGCTGAGGCAGCTGTTAGCATCAAAGCAACCATCAGTACTCAATCAAAACATTGCCAGGGTGATATTAGCAAGATGGAAAATCAGAAATCATTTTCCAGCCTCTACAATGACAG GTTCACAGACATAAAAGGTGGCCACACAACAGAGCCAGATCTTCTCTTTTCTGCTGACAAAGATCCATCTGCCTACAAAGAATGGCTGACTACAATTCCACAGAATCCAGACATAATTTCATACTCCCTCGATTCACTCCATGAGTTACTGCCCACTGACACCCCTGCCCGGAAGAACCTGCGCTCTGCCATAAGCCATTACATCCTTGAGAAAGGCTTGTTGAAGAATTGCAGTGGTCGCTGTCAGGTGGGCATCAAGAGTGACCCGAGGGACTCCTGTGTCTGCCAATGTCACAATGATCCAGCTGTAAACCAAGACTGCTGCCCAACCCGGAAAGGAATGGCGCGAGTGATCATAACCGTCCAACGGGCCTCCGGCCTTTGGGGCGACCACACCACGGCGACAGATGGCTATGTTAAGGTTTCTTTAAATGGGCAAATGGTTCAGCGTTCTCCTATCATTCAGAACAACAACAACCCACACTGGGGAATGGTTGTCGACCTTGGCACCCAGGATTTGTCAGGGGGCAGTAAAGTGAGATTTGAAGTGTGGGATGAGGACAGTAAATGGGACGATGATCTGTTGGGCAATTGTGAGCGTGCTCTGTCCGCCGGAGTCAAGGAAGATCTCTGCGTCTTGCAGCATGGTCGGCTCTTCTTCAAATGGGAGGTCAAATGTGCTCCGAGTTTGAGTGGTGATTTGTGCACGGACTACAAACCTACCCCTATGGATCCAAGTCTGCAGAAGTTGTATGTGTCTCGCCATGCTCATCCTATTCCAAAGGCCATGCTGTTAGAGATGGGTGTGTTCATGGACCAAATTAGCTCTCAGACAAACCAGAGTCTGGGTGCAAAGGTTGATGTGATATAA